One part of the Leucoraja erinacea ecotype New England chromosome 17, Leri_hhj_1, whole genome shotgun sequence genome encodes these proteins:
- the LOC129705256 gene encoding H-2 class II histocompatibility antigen, A-Q beta chain-like, translating to MLIYLYLCALWIFYEVAPATISQIPKASTVMVGTDITFECVTSEVPNKASLIVNWWKLGDEGLLQPSSHGRKQVIPLENVRSLLKIFDVRVADSGIYYCNVVQQTDEIVKGTGSRLEVHASPEPVSLSTKAPETNSSNLVLVCKTGEFYPESLTFIWYKNDTNIETGISTSKILNSNGTYAASSSLQTLQPSGSSALYTCLVTHRTLQSPAMAIYVDASFNPAKEKPQLFLVIFGCTLSVLVCLTVIVLSRRKCQFRKQEDH from the exons ATGTTAATCTATTTGTACCTTTGCGCGCTGTGGATTTTTTATGAAG TGGCTCCAGCGACAATATCCCAGATCCCTAAAGCTAGCACGGTGATGGTGGGAACAGATATCACATTCGAATGCGTTACCAGCGAGGTGCCGAACAAAGCAAGTCTGATTGTAAATTGGTGGAAACTTGGTGATGAAGGGCTATTACAACCAAGTTCCCATGGCAGAAAACAGGTTATTCCGTTGGAAAACGTAAGGAGTTTGCTCAAAATCTTTGATGTCCGTGTCGCCGACTCTGGGATATACTACTGTAATGTAGTTCAGCAAACAGATGAGATTGTGAAAGGAACCGGATCCAGGCTTGAGGTGCACG CTTCTCCAGAACCTGTCAGCCTTTCCACCAAAGCGCCGGAAACAAACTCGTCCAATCTCGTCCTCGTGTGCAAGACAGGAGAGTTTTACCCGGAGTCTCTCACCTTCATTTGGTATAAAAACGACACCAACATTGAGACTGGTATCAGCACTAGTAAAATCCTGAACTCAAACGGAACTTATGCAGCGTCCAGCAGCTTGCAAACATTGCAGCCGTCCGGCAGTAGCGCTTTGTACACCTGTCTGGTAACCCACCGCACACTTCAGAGTCCAGCTATGGCTATTTACGTTGATGCCAGTTTTAATCCGG CCAAAGAAAAACCACAGCTGTTCCTCGTGATTTTTGGATGCACATTGAGCGTATTGGTTTGCCTTACCGTCATAGTTCTCAGTCGGAGAAAATGCCAATTCCGTAAACAGGAAG ATCATTAA